A part of Bombus huntii isolate Logan2020A chromosome 16, iyBomHunt1.1, whole genome shotgun sequence genomic DNA contains:
- the LOC126874338 gene encoding general odorant-binding protein 56d-like, whose protein sequence is MRSPAIIFTFCLVGALALTEDQKAKLEEYRTACTTESGVDPQVVENAKKGNVAQDDEKLACFSFCMLRKIGIMDENGDIKEDVAKEKMIAGGSPADKVDNVVSKCKHITGPNKCKKAGNLMKCFLENKSFNVLESN, encoded by the exons ATGCGCTCGCCCGCTATCATCTTTACCTTCTGTCTAGTCGGTGCTTTG GCGCTCACAGAGGATCAAAAAGCCAAATTGGAGGAATACAGGACAGCTTGCACCACAGAGAGCGGCGTCGACCCAC AGGTGGTAGAAAATGCAAAGAAAGGCAATGTTGCTCAGGACGATGAAAAACTTGCTTGTTTCTCCTTCTGTATGCTGAGGAAGATCGGAATC ATGGACGAGAATGGAGACATCAAGGAAGACGTTGCCAAGGAAAAGATGATAGCAGGCGGATCGCCCGCGGACAAAGTTGATAATGTGGTCTCCAAATGCAAACACATCA CTGGTCCCAACAAGTGCAAGAAGGCTGGTAACTTGATGAAGTGTTTCTTAGAGAACAAGAGCTTCAACGTACTTGAAAGCAACTAA